The DNA region CAGCGCGTGCATCCACGGCAGTTCCGCGGTCTGGACCCGCTCGTCTGGATCGGTGAAGCCCAAGACGGCAAGGTACTGCCTTGATGCCTCGGATAGATTGGCTCGTGTTTCTGGCGGCGCCTCGCTGTGACCGAACATGTCCGGGGCGTCGTTGGCGTTTCTGGGACGACTGGCGTCCTGGCGGACGCGGAAGGGAAAACACGCGTTGTCAGGTGTGATGAAGTGGTCGTCGCTCAGACCGTCGACCAGGTAACAGGGCATACCTTCCGGCGTCGCCGTCGACCTGAAGCGTGTCATAAAGAAGGCGTTTCCCTCCCAGCACTGGCCCCAGTAGGCGGGACGCGGCTCGTTCCAGATAGGCCGCAGCGGGGTGTAGTAGCACCAACGCGAATCGAATGGCCGGAGAGCGTAGCGGCGAAGCCTGCTCTCAGAGAAGCTCTCGGCGCTGAGCGCCTTTGTCCTTGTGGTGCTGGCGTCGTATCGAGCGGCGTCTGTGGCCAGAGCGTGTCCGCTGTTCTTGAAGCTGTTCCATCCAACCGAGCGGTCATAGTAGGCGCTCATGCGCTTGGCCAGGGTGTCGCGGTCCATGTCGATGAGCGCGCCGCCGCGCTTCTCCATGAGGCCATTGCTCGAGGGCTCGGATGGGATGTCGGCAACGCGCGGCCAAGTGAGGTATTCGCTGCTAACGACCGATGGTCTGAACGAATAGCGGTTTGCGCGCGTGGGATCGGCTTTCTCGTACCTGCGGTCGAGGTGCTTAAGCCGGAGGCTGTCAAGGAGCTGTTGCCGGCGTTCGACGGCCTTGGCCGCGTCGATGTCGTCGCGATACAACACCGTCGGGCGCTTCTGCTGCTTGTCCCCGCGCTTGACCCAGAGCGAGATGACCACGCCTTGCTGGATTCCGGCCGAGAAGCCCGGGATGGCGAAGATGGTCTCGCTCGTCCGGCCGTCGGGGGCGTACTCGCTGATCTTGCGGTTGCCGTGCATGTTGTCTATCCAGAACTTGTCGAACGATTCGAGCAGGCGCTGCCGCATGACGACAAAGGACGGCTCCGAGGTCCACGAGTAGTTTGAGATAAAGGACACGACGCCTTTGCCGCTCTTTACGACTCGGCGTTCGGCGATGCGGAAGAAGCGGACGTAGAGGTCGTCGAGGTTGAACTTCTTGATGCCCCAGCCGCCTTGCTCGACGGGCGTCGTCAGACCTTCCTTGTACGGCTCGACGAGCCCGCCTTCCTCTTCCGGGCTTGTGCCGGCGAAGGCATTGTAGGGCGGGTTGCCCAGAATGACCAGGATGCGGGCTTCCTGCTTAACCTTGTCCGCGGCGTCGCGTTCCTCCATAAGCTCGGGGAAGGGGAGCATGTTCTTGGGCCTCTCGATCGGCTCCCATCCGGTGAGTGCATTGGTCAGGTAGACGCCGACGCGCTCGTCGCTGTCGGGTTTGAGGGGCGCGCCCGCATGCCGTAGGACGAGACCAAGCTGCAGGTGCGCTACAACAAACGGGGCAGGCATGATCTCGAAGCCGAAGATCCGCTCGATGGCGGCGCGCTTGAGGCGCTGAGCCATGAGGCCGTCGCTCCCCTTCTGCTCGAGCGTGCGCCGAATGCGGCGCAGCACCTCGACGAGGTAGGCGCCCGTGCCACAGCAGGGATCGAGCACAACGACTTGCTCATCGGCCAGGCCGTCGGGCAGGCCCAGCTCGTCGCGCAGCACGCGGTCGATGCGTTCAACCTGGTAGGTGACGATTTCGGGCGGCGTGTACCAAACGCCGTACTCCTTGCGCAGTTCGGCGTCGTACGCCTTGAGGAACGGCTCGTAGAAGTACTGGACGGCGTGCTCTTCATCGAACCGGGCGAAGAACTCGTTGCGGTCAACGCGGTTGAGCACGAGCCCGGCCCAATCGAGCACCTCGTACACGCCAAGCGGCTTGAGCCGCTGGGGCGTCGCGATCTGCTGGAACAGGCTGGCGATCATGGGAACGTGCAAGGTCCAGGCGGCCTCGTGCCAGTTGAAGCGCTCACCGGGGCCGTGCCGTTGGCGCGCCCACAGAACCCAGGACGAGAACACGCCGTAGAAGAGCGTTTGCACGAGCGTGGCCTGGAACAAATGCGTGCCCTTGTCGCCCTCGAACGCGAGACCGAGGGCCTCTTCGAGCGCGTTGCGCAACGCGCTGAGGGCTCGGAGCTCGCCGGCATCCTCGACGCGGCCGCGCGCTTCGCGCGCATACGATGCGAGGAACCACGCAAGATCTTCGGGTGCGCTGATGGGGGCCGCGTGAAGCATGGCTCGTTTTAGGAAGTCAACAAGGCGGTCGCCGCGCTCTTTGGCCGCCTTCTGCGGGTGCTCGAGCATCGCGAGGAAGGCACGCTTGTCATCGGCGAGTCGGAATGTCTCCAGCTTAGTGGGCTTGCCTTCGTCGCCGCGCGCGACGATCACGAAGTACCAGTAGTTGGTGACAAGTACGAAGCCATATCGGTCCCAGTACTTCGAGACCTGATTCCCCCTCGCGGTCAGCAGAGAATTGTCCTCGAAAGACTTGACCTCGACGGCGCCCCGCTCCGGCATCTGGCCTGGAAGCGGCTCGTTGTCCTTCGTGCGCTGGAACTGGCTTGTGGTGTAGAGGCCGAAGTCCGGATGACCCGCGCCCGTGTCCATGAGCTCCGGGACACACCGCACTTTGGGCTTGAGCTTGCCGCCGATGTCGTCGAGCAGGTTCTGGAGCGGGCCGTAGTAGGATCGCTCGCCCACGCCGCCGCCGGTGGAGCGAAGCTGCGCCAGGTGACTCAGGTAGGTCTCAACCGGATGCATGCAGATCCTCGTCATTGGTCCAACCCACAAGGACGGAGTATACAACCATGGGCCTGAGGAAGCCAAGCATCTCGTGGCCGCCGAGCCCGGAACGCATGAGCTTGCCCCAGCCGCACGGGGCGGAGTCCTTGGCGAAGAGCTTGCGCTTGCCGCCCATCTCCTCGCTCTCGGCATGCATGTCGTCCATGAACTTGTAGATCAGGGCGATGGTGATCTGCTCGACCTCGCTCTTGGGGTCGGGCACCTTGCGAACGATGATATCGCAGGTGGTGTCGATACGGCGTCTGGTGTCGGTGTCGAGCATGGCGGTGCTTTGGGGCTACGGTTTGTTCCGGCGGCGCTCGGAGCGGACGCGGTGAAGTCGCTCGGTGAAGCCACCCTCCTCCTCGAACGCCTTGGCCTGAGCGGCGATCTGGCGATCGAGCAGGGCGCAGGCCACGCCGATCAGGACATGAGCCGCATTGGCGGCGATCTCGGGATAGGTGGGTCTGATGGACGACATGGACTGCATGGGCAAGTGGGACGGCTTGTGTCCAGCGTGTCCATCCTGTCCATCGAACACCTCCTTCACCCACAGCGCCACATCCTCCGCTGTGGCGCAGCGACGCTCGACGAGGTGGCTTCGCCGGGGATCGGCCTTGGCCCAGAGCGTCAGTCCGCGCTGCCTCAGGAAGTCCTCGTAGTCGAGCCGCAACTCCTCCAGGCTGGCCCGCGCGACATTCGTCAGCTTCATCTCCATCTTCCTGGAGGTTCCTGAGGCCTGACTGCCTTCGGCGATGTTCTGCACGCCCGACCGCGCCGCCTGCACCATCTGGTCGTGCGTGCGGCTGCGCTTGTCGACGT from Verrucomicrobiota bacterium includes:
- a CDS encoding N-6 DNA methylase: MHPVETYLSHLAQLRSTGGGVGERSYYGPLQNLLDDIGGKLKPKVRCVPELMDTGAGHPDFGLYTTSQFQRTKDNEPLPGQMPERGAVEVKSFEDNSLLTARGNQVSKYWDRYGFVLVTNYWYFVIVARGDEGKPTKLETFRLADDKRAFLAMLEHPQKAAKERGDRLVDFLKRAMLHAAPISAPEDLAWFLASYAREARGRVEDAGELRALSALRNALEEALGLAFEGDKGTHLFQATLVQTLFYGVFSSWVLWARQRHGPGERFNWHEAAWTLHVPMIASLFQQIATPQRLKPLGVYEVLDWAGLVLNRVDRNEFFARFDEEHAVQYFYEPFLKAYDAELRKEYGVWYTPPEIVTYQVERIDRVLRDELGLPDGLADEQVVVLDPCCGTGAYLVEVLRRIRRTLEQKGSDGLMAQRLKRAAIERIFGFEIMPAPFVVAHLQLGLVLRHAGAPLKPDSDERVGVYLTNALTGWEPIERPKNMLPFPELMEERDAADKVKQEARILVILGNPPYNAFAGTSPEEEGGLVEPYKEGLTTPVEQGGWGIKKFNLDDLYVRFFRIAERRVVKSGKGVVSFISNYSWTSEPSFVVMRQRLLESFDKFWIDNMHGNRKISEYAPDGRTSETIFAIPGFSAGIQQGVVISLWVKRGDKQQKRPTVLYRDDIDAAKAVERRQQLLDSLRLKHLDRRYEKADPTRANRYSFRPSVVSSEYLTWPRVADIPSEPSSNGLMEKRGGALIDMDRDTLAKRMSAYYDRSVGWNSFKNSGHALATDAARYDASTTRTKALSAESFSESRLRRYALRPFDSRWCYYTPLRPIWNEPRPAYWGQCWEGNAFFMTRFRSTATPEGMPCYLVDGLSDDHFITPDNACFPFRVRQDASRPRNANDAPDMFGHSEAPPETRANLSEASRQYLAVLGFTDPDERVQTAELPWMHALAIGYSPAYLTENADGIRQDWPRIPLPKARERLLKSAELGRRVAALLDTERPVEGVTAGKIAPVLRTIGVPTRVGGGSLDPHKGHLDVTAGWGHAGKGGVCMPGKGRIEERDTTDTAQKKAFGQATLDVYLNNDAYWTNIPRAVWDFHIGGYQVIKKWLSYRERTMLGRGLKIEEVEYVTEMVRRIAALILLQPELDKNYRAVKADTWPWPKPE
- a CDS encoding four helix bundle protein produces the protein MAKEPLIPKHGGYRKLKSFQVAQLVFDVTVRFCDRYVDKRSRTHDQMVQAARSGVQNIAEGSQASGTSRKMEMKLTNVARASLEELRLDYEDFLRQRGLTLWAKADPRRSHLVERRCATAEDVALWVKEVFDGQDGHAGHKPSHLPMQSMSSIRPTYPEIAANAAHVLIGVACALLDRQIAAQAKAFEEEGGFTERLHRVRSERRRNKP